The region ACCGACAAGGTTTTTCACTGCATGTTCAGCAATCGGAAGGATTTTTTCAATCGATAGCCGCCTTTTGGTCGATCACAGGGTTTTCAAGGGTGGGAAACCCCGCGATCCGGCAACCGACCACCTCGCGATGGGCCAGCGGTACGGCCCGCGGCGTTCCTGTGGAAAGCACATCACCGGGGAGGAATGTCATCACCCGGGAGTGGAAGGCCACCAGCTCATCAGGGGGGAACATCATATTGGAGGGGCGGTTCTCCGCATAGACCTCCCCGTTGTGGAGCGTGGCGACCGCAAGGCTCCCGACATCCTCCACCTCATCGGGGGTCAGCATCATGGGGCCGAAGCTGAAAAAGGTGTCGAAACTCTTGGCGCGGGTCAGGTACCGGGGATTCTTCCGCAGTATGTCCTCGGCGGTCATGTCGATCACACAGGTGAATCCGGCCAGTACGCTGCGCCAGTCCTCCGCGGCCACATCGCGGCACCTGCGTCCAAATATCAGGCCCAGTTCCGCCTCCCCGGTGGTCCTGCAGGACTGCACCGGGATCTGGATCGGCTGGCCGTGGCCGATGATCGTCGTATCCGGTTTCATGAAACTGGCCGGCTCCGATTCCGGGGCCTTCTCCGCCAGGTCGCCCGCATGGTCCACGTAATTCAGTCCAATGCCCCAGATCTTCCGGGGATGTCTGAACAGCGGACACCACTCGACCCGTTCCCAGACCACCGTCTGCCCTGCCAGAGACGCCAGCTGCTCCCTCCCCTGCTGTCGGTACCAGTGGTTCATCGGCTCAAGCTCGCCGGTCCAGATGAGTGACCACAGCTGCTCCGGCCACTCCGTTCCCAGGGCCCTGTTGATTTCGGCAAGAGGGACCATTCCCCCCTCGGTCGCAACGGCGGCCATCTCCGTGTTGCTGTAACGAACCGTTCCGAGACGCATCCAACTCCCCCTTTCGGCGACGTCTCCGCTTCTCCTGCAAGAATACAGCAGTTTCCCCCGCAATGCCAGGCCCCGCCGTCCCAACCGCTGTCGGCGGCAGAACAATCAGCGACCGCCCCGGCGCTACACCTGCGTGCCGGAAGCTGCTACACTTGCCGGACAACAAAGGAGGTGGACCCCTGGTGCTGATCGAGCCGAACAAGGACCTTGCCGAACTGCTCAGCTGGATTGAGGGGCTCGGGGGAGACATCACCGCCCACCGGACCTTTCCGGAACGGCCGGCACGCTACGGGGAGCGGCCGCCACTGGATCACAGGCTCGGGGAAGCGCTCAGGCGGAGGGGAATCGAGCGTCTCTACACCCATCAGACCGAGGCCATAGGACACATCAGGGACGGCAGGCATGTCGTTGTGGTCACCCCCACCGCTTCGGGCAAAACGGCCTGCTACAATCTGCCCGTGCTGGACAGCATCCTCAAAGGCGACGCCGCCCGTGCCCTCTATCTCTTCCCCACCAAGGCCCTCAGCCAGGACCAGCTCACCGAGCTCTACGGCCTGGTGGAAGCGCTGGAGGTGGACATCGGAACCTTCACCTACGACGGCGACACCCCGCCGGCGGCGCGGCGGACCATCCGCAAGGCGGGGCATATCGTGATCACCAACCCCGACATGCTCCACACCGGCATCCTCCCCCACCACACCAAATGGATCAAGCTCTTCGAGAACCTCCGGTACATCGTCATCGACGAACTCCACACCTACCGGGGCGTCTTCGGCTCCCATCTGGCCAATGTCCTCCGGCGGCTGCAACGGGTCTGCGCCTTCTACGGTTCGGAACCACAGTTCATCTGCTGTTCGGCGACGATCTCCAATCCAGGGGAGCTGGCGGAGCGGCTTGTGGAGAAACCCTTCCGGCTGGTCACACAGAATGGAGCGCCGGCCGGGGAGAAACGGGTGGTGTTCTACAACCCGCCGGTGGTGAACCGCCAGCTTGGGATCCGGCAGTCTTCGCTCAAGGTGGCCGCCCGGATCGCTACGGAAACGCTGGCAAACGGCATCAGCACGATCGTCTTCACACGCTCCCGGATCAATGTGGAGCTGCTTCTGACCTATATCCGCAAAGGGCTGGCACGTCGCGGCGCCTCGACGGATATCGTCGGGAGCTATCGCGGCGGCTATCTGCCGGACGAACGGCGCCGCCTGGAACGACGACTCAAAAGCGGGGAGCTCCTCGGCGTGGTCAGCACCAGCGCTCTGGAACTCGGCGTGGATATCGGCTCGCTGCAGCTGGCTGTCCTCCACGGCTATCCGGGCAGCGTCGCCTCGGCCTGGCAGCAGATGGGACGGGCCGGACGCCGTTCCGGCGTCTCCGCCGCCGTCATGGTGGCCTCGTCGCTGGCGCTGGACCAGTTCCTCACCGCCCGTCCGGAGAACCTCTTCGGCGCCTCCCCGGAGCACGCCCGGCTCGACGCCGACAACCTCTACATCCTGGTGAACCATGTCAAGTGTTCGGCCTTCGAGCTGCCCTTCCGGGAGGGCGAATCGCTGGGCTCCGCCGACATGGAGGAGATCCTGCAGTATCTCGCCGAACAGGGGACCCTCCACCGGGCGGGAGGACGCTACCACTGGCAGTCCGACTCCTTCCCGGCGGAATCCATCTCGCTGCGCAGCGCCACCAGCGAGAACTACGTCATCCTGGATATCACCGAAACGGGCAACCCCGTGGTGATCGGCGAGGTGGACCGCCCCAGCGCCCCCATGCTGATCCACCCGGAGGCCATCTACTTCCACGGCGGGAAGGCCTACCAGGTGACCGAGCTGGACCCGGAGGGCATGCGCTGCTATGTCCGGAAGGCCGACGTGGACTACTACACCGACGCCGATCTCGCCGTCCGGATGGAGGTGCTGGACGAATTCGAGAGACAGGGCCTGTGGAGCTGGGGGGAGGTGCTGGTGGCCGCGCGGCCCACCGTCTACAAAAAGATCCGCCTCCACACCCACGAAAACATCGGTTACGGCAACATCCACCTGGGGGAGGAGCAGATGCACACCACCGGGGCCTGGTTCGGTATCGAAGAGCGGTGGATCGAAGGGCTGGACCGGGATACGGCGAGCTCGGCGCTCTCCGGCCTGGCCAATCTCTTCCGGAATGTGGCGCCGCTGTACCTCATGTGCGACCACCACGACCTCATCGTCCACGGCCACGTCAGGGACCCCTATCTGGGGCAGCCGGCGGTCTACATGGCCGACAACGTTCCCGGCGGCGTGGGCCTGGCGGAGACGGCCTTCTCCCTGCGCGACCGCCTCGCCGCAGCCTGCCGGGAAGCGCTGGAGTCCTGCGGCTGCAGAGAGGGGTGCCCGGGATGTATCGGCGTCTTCGATGCCTCCGAACGGATCAAGGAGGCCTCCCGCTGGCTGCTGCTCGCCCTGGAACGGGGGATGGGATCCCGGCCGGAGACGGCAGCCGGCGGGGATACCCCTCTATGAATGCGCAGGAATGCAGCAAAGCAGTGCATGCGGGAACCGGCTTGTCACCAGAGGAGAATGATGCTATTATTTGTAAAGTTTCGTTCAGGTTTGCAACGCTGGATCACACATCACCCCAGGCCATCATCACGGTGCCTTTCGAAGCCCATCATCACGGGATCATCCGCAGGCCCGGCCGGCGGAAGAGATCTGATACAGTGTTTCAATCATTCAAACCGTTTCAAAGGAGGCTGTCTGTATGAAAGGTTTCCGCATCATTGTTGCTGCAGCTCTCGTGCTGGCGCTCTGCGCAGGTGGCGCACTGGCCGCCGACAAGGACTGGCCCTCGTCGCTCCAGTTTGTGGCCGGCCCGCCGGGCGGCAGCTGGTTCCCCATGGGTGGCGCCGTTGCCGACGTCATCACCAAGAACGTGGAGGGTGTCTCCTGCACCAGCGGCACCGGCGGCGGTGTCTCGAACATCTTCAACGTCAACCGGAAGAAGGCGGATCTCGGCCTGACGGTGGTCTTCATGGGCAAACCGTCCATGAACGGCAAGGAGATCTTCGAGAAACACGGGCGCCAGGACAACGTATCCGTACTGACCAATGTCTACAAGCAGTACTTCTACTTCATCGTCCGCAGCGAATGGGCGGAGAAGAACGGCGTGGAGACGATTCAGGATATCTTCGACCAGGAGCTTGACTTCCGTATGGCCACTCTCAAGCCGGGGACGTCCAGCGAGTACATGGTCCGCAGGACCCTGGAAGCCGGCTACGGCGTGAGCTATGACGACATCAAGAGCTGGGGCGGTTCGGTGGAGTACAGCTCCTATTCCGACGGCGCCAACCTCATGGCCGACAAGCATCTGGACGCCTTCGCCTTCACCGTCTCGCTGCCCGCTTCCATCATCATGAAGATGGAGACCCAGACCGACATCGACATCCTTCCCGTGGACCCCAAGGCACTCAAGGCCATGAGCGAGGCCTACGGCACGGCCACCTTCACGATCCAGCCCAGTGATTACGAGTGCGTGGACGAACCCGTCAAGACAGTAGGTTCCTACACCTCCATCCTGGTGCGCAAGGACCTCCCCGAAGGGCTTGTCTACGAGATCGCCAAGGCGGTCTTCAACCACAAGAAGACCCTGGCCGACACGGTCTCCGCCATGAAGCAGCTCAACCTGAAGGACGGTCCGCAGAACACCGTCTTCCCGCTGCATCCGGGTGCGGCCAAGTACTTCAAAGAGCAGGGCACACTCTAACGGAGAGACCAAAGAAGCTCCGCACAAAAGAAGCGTGCAGTCAGGAGGGGCGACCTGGAACGGTCGCCCCTCGCTGCAGCGCCGCGGAGACGCCACTATGCGGGAGTTGAACAGTGCATGAGAAAGCTCACAGGTTGGCAATACTGGTTTATCTATGCCTATGTCGTGATTATGGGCTCCTTCCACCTCTATACGGCGCTGCAGGGCACACTGGAGGCCTATCTCCAGCGGATGACCCACCTGACCTTTGTGTTGCCGCTGGTCTTCCTCCTGATGCCCTTCAGAAAGGACCCCGACAGCCCGGAGACCTCGATCCCGCTGCAGGACTGGGGACTGGCCGTCCTCGCCGCCGTCCCCGGGCTCTACGCCATCGCCAACTACGACGCCATCGCAAGCCGCATCGTCCACTTCGACCCGGTCAGCACGGTGCAGCTCGTCCTCGGCCTTATGCTGGTGATTCTTCTTCTTGAAGCAACGCGCCGTTCCGTCGGGTGGCCGCTGGCACTGATCGCCACAATCTTCGGCGCCTATATGCTGGTGGGCGACCAGATGCCGGGACTGCTGCGGGGGATCGGCTTCTCCTGGCACGAGATCGCCGAGGTCCTCTATCTGACCGACGAGGGGGTCTTCGGGATCCCTCTGGGCGTCTCGGCCACCTTCGTCATGATCTTTCTCATCATGGGCGGCTTTCTCGACAAATCGGGCGTGGGCGAGTTCTTCCTCGAGATGGCCCAGGCGCTCACGGGACGAACCCGCGGAGGACCGGCCAAGATCGCCGTGGCCTCGTCGGGGCTCTTCGGCATGCTTTCGGGGAGCGCCGTGGCGAACGTCTACAGCACCGGGGCGCTGACCATCCCCATGATGAAACGGATCGGCTACGAGTCCCACTTCGCCGCCTCCGTGGAGGCTGTGGCCTCCTCGGGCGGACAGATCATGCCGCCCATCATGGGCGCCAGCGCCTTCATCATCGCCTCCTTCATCGGCATCCCCTACCGGGAGGTCATGATCGCCGCCTTTGTCCCCGCCGCGCTCTTCTATCTGGCCGTAGGATTGATGGTCCACCTCAGGGCGGTCA is a window of Synergistales bacterium DNA encoding:
- a CDS encoding fumarylacetoacetate hydrolase family protein, which translates into the protein MRLGTVRYSNTEMAAVATEGGMVPLAEINRALGTEWPEQLWSLIWTGELEPMNHWYRQQGREQLASLAGQTVVWERVEWCPLFRHPRKIWGIGLNYVDHAGDLAEKAPESEPASFMKPDTTIIGHGQPIQIPVQSCRTTGEAELGLIFGRRCRDVAAEDWRSVLAGFTCVIDMTAEDILRKNPRYLTRAKSFDTFFSFGPMMLTPDEVEDVGSLAVATLHNGEVYAENRPSNMMFPPDELVAFHSRVMTFLPGDVLSTGTPRAVPLAHREVVGCRIAGFPTLENPVIDQKAAID
- a CDS encoding DEAD/DEAH box helicase, which translates into the protein MPGPAVPTAVGGRTISDRPGATPACRKLLHLPDNKGGGPLVLIEPNKDLAELLSWIEGLGGDITAHRTFPERPARYGERPPLDHRLGEALRRRGIERLYTHQTEAIGHIRDGRHVVVVTPTASGKTACYNLPVLDSILKGDAARALYLFPTKALSQDQLTELYGLVEALEVDIGTFTYDGDTPPAARRTIRKAGHIVITNPDMLHTGILPHHTKWIKLFENLRYIVIDELHTYRGVFGSHLANVLRRLQRVCAFYGSEPQFICCSATISNPGELAERLVEKPFRLVTQNGAPAGEKRVVFYNPPVVNRQLGIRQSSLKVAARIATETLANGISTIVFTRSRINVELLLTYIRKGLARRGASTDIVGSYRGGYLPDERRRLERRLKSGELLGVVSTSALELGVDIGSLQLAVLHGYPGSVASAWQQMGRAGRRSGVSAAVMVASSLALDQFLTARPENLFGASPEHARLDADNLYILVNHVKCSAFELPFREGESLGSADMEEILQYLAEQGTLHRAGGRYHWQSDSFPAESISLRSATSENYVILDITETGNPVVIGEVDRPSAPMLIHPEAIYFHGGKAYQVTELDPEGMRCYVRKADVDYYTDADLAVRMEVLDEFERQGLWSWGEVLVAARPTVYKKIRLHTHENIGYGNIHLGEEQMHTTGAWFGIEERWIEGLDRDTASSALSGLANLFRNVAPLYLMCDHHDLIVHGHVRDPYLGQPAVYMADNVPGGVGLAETAFSLRDRLAAACREALESCGCREGCPGCIGVFDASERIKEASRWLLLALERGMGSRPETAAGGDTPL
- a CDS encoding TAXI family TRAP transporter solute-binding subunit — translated: MKGFRIIVAAALVLALCAGGALAADKDWPSSLQFVAGPPGGSWFPMGGAVADVITKNVEGVSCTSGTGGGVSNIFNVNRKKADLGLTVVFMGKPSMNGKEIFEKHGRQDNVSVLTNVYKQYFYFIVRSEWAEKNGVETIQDIFDQELDFRMATLKPGTSSEYMVRRTLEAGYGVSYDDIKSWGGSVEYSSYSDGANLMADKHLDAFAFTVSLPASIIMKMETQTDIDILPVDPKALKAMSEAYGTATFTIQPSDYECVDEPVKTVGSYTSILVRKDLPEGLVYEIAKAVFNHKKTLADTVSAMKQLNLKDGPQNTVFPLHPGAAKYFKEQGTL
- a CDS encoding TRAP transporter permease produces the protein MRKLTGWQYWFIYAYVVIMGSFHLYTALQGTLEAYLQRMTHLTFVLPLVFLLMPFRKDPDSPETSIPLQDWGLAVLAAVPGLYAIANYDAIASRIVHFDPVSTVQLVLGLMLVILLLEATRRSVGWPLALIATIFGAYMLVGDQMPGLLRGIGFSWHEIAEVLYLTDEGVFGIPLGVSATFVMIFLIMGGFLDKSGVGEFFLEMAQALTGRTRGGPAKIAVASSGLFGMLSGSAVANVYSTGALTIPMMKRIGYESHFAASVEAVASSGGQIMPPIMGASAFIIASFIGIPYREVMIAAFVPAALFYLAVGLMVHLRAVKLGLRGLTKEELPSKLRMLKHVYMLAPVVILVYMLLVGYTPMRAAVFAIGISWACSLFSRENRMGIKAILDAIYQGSINIIVVAMACAAAGIIIGSINLTGFGFKFVSAVIALSQGIPFVGLALIMVIAIILGMGLPTTGAYLLASAMGVPALIELGFPMLGSHLFVFYFAIVSAITPPVALAAYAASSISGSDPNKTGFTAMRLGVVAYIIPFAFIYDQTLLLHGGYLANSLAALCAIVGATGLAAGMEGYSFRRLKSWERAVLLAFSVASIWPLATVKIGGALAIGAAYLFLRTTAGGPPEAPQPS